One window of the Streptomyces asoensis genome contains the following:
- a CDS encoding DUF4360 domain-containing protein yields MASGLLLGGAVAALITAAIPAHNSSPVFDNPPPDKIVIDVATVNGSGCPAGTAAVAVSEDNTAFTVTYSDYLAQVGGGSNPTAFRKNCQLNLIVHVPSGFTYAIAKADYRGYASLQSGANAVQRASYYFQGSSQTVFKNHNFSGSYNDSWQATDSTDWAQLVWAPCGVQRNFNINTELRVNAGTSSPSKVSFMTMDSTDGDLSTIYHMAWQECPGK; encoded by the coding sequence ATGGCAAGTGGGCTGCTCCTGGGCGGTGCGGTCGCCGCTCTCATCACCGCGGCGATACCCGCGCACAACTCGTCCCCCGTGTTCGACAACCCGCCTCCGGACAAGATCGTCATCGATGTCGCCACGGTGAACGGCTCCGGCTGTCCCGCGGGTACGGCGGCCGTCGCCGTCTCCGAGGACAACACCGCCTTCACCGTGACCTACAGCGACTACCTCGCCCAGGTCGGCGGGGGCTCCAACCCCACCGCGTTCCGCAAGAACTGCCAGCTCAATCTGATCGTCCACGTCCCTTCGGGCTTCACGTACGCCATCGCCAAGGCGGACTACCGCGGCTACGCCTCGCTCCAGTCCGGCGCGAACGCCGTGCAGCGGGCCTCGTACTACTTCCAGGGCTCGTCGCAGACGGTGTTCAAGAACCACAACTTCAGCGGCTCCTACAACGACAGCTGGCAGGCGACCGACAGCACCGACTGGGCCCAACTGGTCTGGGCGCCCTGTGGAGTTCAGCGCAACTTCAACATCAACACCGAGCTCCGGGTGAACGCGGGCACATCGTCGCCGAGCAAGGTCAGCTTCATGACCATGGACTCGACCGACGGCGACCTCAGTACGATCTACCACATGGCCTGGCAGGAGTGCCCGGGCAAGTGA
- a CDS encoding intradiol ring-cleavage dioxygenase yields the protein MTGNTEHHNETINSDDNQQPGKHRLDKSMKRRRVLIGGTAVAAAGGLAVAGFASADTTSGETASSAEAETAAGTSTTSGVCTLNAEVTEGPYSLDGALVREDIREDKEGFEVQYTFTVVDQANDCAPLADALVEIWHCDALGEYSGFVGGNGHQEEDNGTFLRGGQLTDANGQCSITSIWPGHYVSRAVHVHMRVHTEVTLTDDSYTGGEVIHTGQLFFDADINEEIQATSPYSANTTKETTLANDSIYDDGGASSGLLTLTALGSSVSDGYKATITVGVDSA from the coding sequence ATGACGGGAAACACCGAGCACCACAACGAGACCATCAACTCCGACGACAACCAGCAGCCCGGCAAGCACCGGCTGGACAAGTCCATGAAGCGGCGCCGCGTCCTGATCGGCGGCACCGCGGTCGCCGCCGCCGGCGGACTCGCCGTCGCCGGGTTCGCCTCGGCCGACACCACGAGCGGTGAGACGGCGTCGTCCGCCGAGGCCGAGACCGCGGCCGGCACCTCCACCACCAGCGGCGTCTGCACCCTCAACGCCGAGGTCACCGAAGGCCCCTACTCCCTCGACGGCGCCCTCGTCCGCGAGGACATCAGGGAGGACAAGGAGGGCTTCGAGGTCCAGTACACCTTCACCGTGGTCGACCAGGCGAACGACTGTGCACCGCTCGCCGACGCCCTGGTCGAGATCTGGCACTGCGACGCCCTGGGCGAGTACTCCGGCTTCGTCGGCGGCAACGGACACCAGGAGGAGGACAACGGCACCTTCCTGCGCGGCGGGCAGCTGACCGACGCGAACGGCCAGTGCAGCATCACCTCGATATGGCCCGGCCACTACGTCTCCCGGGCCGTGCACGTCCATATGCGGGTGCACACCGAGGTGACGCTCACCGACGACTCGTACACCGGCGGCGAGGTCATCCACACCGGTCAGCTCTTCTTCGACGCCGACATCAACGAAGAGATCCAGGCCACCTCGCCGTACTCCGCGAACACCACCAAGGAGACGACCCTCGCCAACGACAGCATCTACGACGACGGGGGCGCCTCCTCCGGCCTGCTCACCCTGACCGCCCTCGGCTCCAGCGTGTCCGACGGCTACAAGGCGACGATCACCGTCGGCGTCGACTCCGCCTGA
- a CDS encoding RrF2 family transcriptional regulator encodes MRISARADYAVRAVLELAVRQGGDPVKAESIAAVQDIPHKFLEGILGDLRRGGIVDSRRGGGGGYRLARDPAAITVADVIRAVDGPIVSVRGERPTGLTYTGSAQPLLPLWIALRANVRRILEGVTIADIAADALPDPVQALAAEPAAWENP; translated from the coding sequence ATGAGGATCTCGGCACGGGCGGACTATGCGGTGCGGGCGGTACTGGAGCTCGCCGTACGGCAGGGCGGCGACCCGGTGAAGGCCGAGTCGATCGCCGCCGTGCAGGACATTCCGCACAAGTTCCTCGAGGGGATCCTCGGCGACCTGCGGCGCGGCGGGATCGTCGACAGCCGGCGCGGCGGGGGCGGCGGCTACCGGCTGGCCCGCGACCCGGCGGCGATCACGGTCGCGGACGTGATCCGGGCGGTGGACGGCCCGATCGTGTCCGTACGCGGCGAACGCCCGACCGGCCTGACCTACACGGGCTCGGCGCAGCCCCTGCTCCCGCTCTGGATCGCTCTGCGGGCGAATGTGCGGCGGATCCTGGAGGGCGTCACGATCGCCGACATCGCGGCGGACGCCCTGCCGGATCCGGTCCAGGCGCTGGCCGCGGAACCGGCGGCCTGGGAGAACCCGTAA
- the mmsB gene encoding multiple monosaccharide ABC transporter permease: MSTDVTKSPAAAPPGKSGGPAAGGGLLQLVLDGLRRNMRQYGMLIALGLIVALFAVWTDGDLLLPRNVSNLVLQNSYVLILAIGMMLVIIAGHIDLSVGSLTAFIGAFAAVLTVQHDVSWPVAVVLCLIVGAIAGSVQGFFIAYLGIPSFIVTLAGMLIFRGMTEIFLEGQTLGPFPDGLQKMGNGFLPEVGPTTNYHNITLLLGLAVIVMVVLQEVRDRKRQQEFSLDVVPRNLFLLKIVAIVAAVLTVTMLLASYKGAPIILLVLGALVVGYGYVMRNAVFGRHIYAIGGNLPAAKLSGVKDKKVTFLVFLNMGALAALAGLVVAARLNAAGPKAGLNFELEAIASAFIGGASMSGGVGTVLGAIIGGLVLGVLNNGMNLLGVGSDWQQVIKGLALLAAVGFDVWNKRKSGS; this comes from the coding sequence ATGAGCACCGACGTGACCAAGAGCCCGGCTGCCGCGCCGCCCGGCAAGAGCGGCGGACCGGCGGCCGGCGGCGGCCTGCTCCAGCTGGTGCTGGACGGCCTGCGCCGCAACATGCGCCAGTACGGCATGCTGATCGCCCTCGGCCTGATCGTCGCCCTCTTCGCGGTCTGGACCGACGGCGACCTGCTGCTGCCGCGCAACGTCTCCAACCTGGTCCTCCAGAACAGCTATGTGCTGATCCTCGCGATCGGCATGATGCTGGTGATCATCGCGGGCCACATCGACCTGTCGGTCGGTTCACTGACGGCGTTCATCGGCGCGTTCGCGGCGGTGCTGACGGTGCAGCACGACGTCTCGTGGCCCGTCGCGGTGGTGCTGTGCCTGATCGTGGGCGCGATCGCGGGCTCGGTGCAGGGCTTCTTCATCGCGTATCTCGGCATACCGTCGTTCATCGTCACCCTCGCCGGCATGCTGATCTTCCGCGGCATGACGGAGATCTTCCTGGAGGGCCAGACCCTCGGCCCGTTCCCGGACGGTCTCCAGAAGATGGGCAACGGCTTCCTCCCGGAGGTCGGCCCGACCACGAACTATCACAACATCACGCTGCTGCTGGGCCTCGCCGTGATCGTCATGGTGGTGCTCCAGGAGGTGCGCGACCGCAAGCGCCAGCAGGAGTTCTCGCTGGACGTCGTGCCGCGCAACCTGTTCCTGCTCAAGATCGTCGCCATCGTCGCCGCGGTGCTCACCGTCACGATGCTGCTCGCCAGCTACAAGGGCGCGCCGATCATCCTGCTGGTCCTGGGCGCGCTGGTGGTCGGCTACGGCTACGTCATGCGCAACGCCGTCTTCGGCCGCCACATCTACGCGATCGGCGGCAACCTGCCGGCCGCGAAGCTGTCCGGCGTCAAGGACAAGAAGGTCACCTTCCTCGTCTTCCTGAACATGGGCGCGCTCGCCGCCCTGGCGGGCCTGGTGGTCGCGGCCCGGCTGAACGCGGCCGGCCCCAAGGCGGGTCTGAACTTCGAACTCGAGGCGATCGCCTCGGCGTTCATCGGTGGCGCGTCCATGAGCGGCGGTGTCGGTACCGTCCTCGGCGCGATCATCGGTGGTCTCGTCCTCGGTGTGCTGAACAACGGCATGAACCTGCTCGGCGTCGGCAGCGACTGGCAGCAGGTCATCAAGGGCCTGGCGCTGCTCGCCGCGGTCGGTTTCGACGTCTGGAACAAGCGCAAGTCCGGTTCGTGA
- a CDS encoding FAD-dependent monooxygenase, whose translation MGRSRSAVVVGGGIGGLAAAIGLSRIGWNVTVLERASAFADVGAGISLHANGMRALDALGVGEAIRATVRPVYTGGTLTPDGRMLSRMDGAALERRLGTPVVGILRADLHRVLREALPAGWVRTGVEVTGVGGAGGDADLVVAADGVDSRLRAELFPRHPGAVYSGSTVLRAVTERPLHDLPSDLELTWGRGAEFGHIRFVDGRAEWHAVLTAPPGVRHSDPLAAMRRRFQGWHDPIPALLDATRPEDVLHHDIHELVTPLPTFTVGRVALLGDAAHAMTPNLGQGASQALEDATVLASCLATEPTTAAALRRYDAVRRPRSRSVARAARQAGRMGHGLTHPLAVALRNGALWLAPSGATLRAALRHADWTPPRLR comes from the coding sequence ATGGGCCGCAGTCGCAGCGCGGTGGTCGTCGGCGGAGGCATCGGCGGGCTGGCCGCCGCGATCGGACTGAGCCGGATCGGCTGGAACGTGACGGTCCTCGAACGCGCCTCCGCCTTCGCCGACGTGGGCGCGGGGATCTCCCTGCACGCCAACGGGATGCGGGCGCTGGACGCGCTCGGCGTCGGCGAGGCGATCCGGGCCACCGTGCGGCCGGTGTACACGGGCGGCACCCTCACCCCCGACGGCCGCATGCTGTCCCGGATGGACGGCGCGGCCCTGGAGCGCCGGCTCGGTACGCCCGTCGTCGGCATCCTCCGCGCCGACCTGCACCGTGTCCTGCGCGAGGCACTGCCCGCCGGGTGGGTGAGGACCGGGGTGGAGGTGACCGGCGTCGGCGGTGCGGGCGGCGACGCCGATCTCGTCGTCGCCGCCGACGGTGTCGACAGTCGGCTGCGCGCCGAGCTGTTCCCCCGGCACCCCGGAGCCGTCTACAGCGGTTCGACGGTCCTGCGGGCCGTCACCGAGCGCCCGCTCCACGACCTGCCCTCCGACCTCGAGCTGACCTGGGGCAGGGGCGCCGAGTTCGGGCACATCCGCTTCGTCGACGGACGGGCCGAGTGGCACGCGGTGCTCACCGCGCCGCCGGGCGTCAGGCACTCCGACCCCCTCGCCGCGATGCGCCGGCGCTTCCAGGGCTGGCACGACCCCATCCCCGCGCTGCTGGACGCGACCCGGCCGGAGGACGTCCTGCACCACGACATCCACGAACTGGTCACCCCTCTGCCCACGTTCACCGTCGGCCGGGTCGCGCTGCTCGGCGACGCCGCCCACGCCATGACCCCGAACCTCGGGCAGGGCGCCAGTCAGGCGCTGGAGGACGCGACCGTACTCGCCTCCTGTCTCGCGACCGAACCCACCACGGCGGCCGCGCTGCGACGCTACGACGCGGTCCGCCGGCCGCGCAGCCGGTCCGTGGCCCGCGCCGCCCGCCAAGCCGGCCGGATGGGGCACGGGCTGACCCACCCCCTCGCCGTGGCGCTCCGCAACGGCGCCCTGTGGCTGGCGCCCTCCGGAGCGACCCTGCGGGCCGCCCTCCGGCACGCCGACTGGACGCCACCGCGGCTGCGGTGA
- the mmsA gene encoding multiple monosaccharide ABC transporter ATP-binding protein, protein MAGPVLEMRSIVKTFPGVKALSDVTLTVRQGEVHAICGENGAGKSTLMKVLSGVHPHGTYEGEILFEGETVSFKDIRASEQRGIVIIHQELALVPYLSLAENIFLGNEHATRGLINWNDTLRHASELLRRVGLSDHPETRVADIGVGKQQLVEIAKALSKKVKLLILDEPTAALNDEDSDKLLDLILELKKQGITAIIISHKLNEIRKVADSVTIIRDGQSIETLDVKSAETTEDRIISGMVGRDLDNRFPERTPHEAESGAAPALEIRNWTVHHPIDQQRKVVDDVSVQVRRGEIVGIAGLMGAGRTELAMSVFGRSYGRHAGGTVLKDGKEIRTKTVAEAVGHGIAYVTEDRKHYGLNLIDTINRNISLTALDKVAKRGIVDEHEERQVSEGYRKSMNIKAPTVFEPVGKLSGGNQQKVVLSKWIFAGPDVLILDEPTRGIDVGAKYEIYTVIDQLAAQGKAVVFISSELPELLGMCDRIYTMAAGRLTGEFPRAEATQEVLMRQMTKDKEVTR, encoded by the coding sequence ATGGCGGGACCCGTCCTGGAAATGCGCTCGATCGTCAAGACCTTTCCCGGTGTGAAAGCGCTGTCGGACGTCACTCTGACCGTCCGCCAGGGCGAGGTCCATGCCATCTGCGGTGAGAACGGCGCCGGAAAGTCCACCCTGATGAAGGTGCTCTCCGGCGTCCATCCGCACGGCACGTACGAGGGCGAGATCCTGTTCGAGGGAGAGACCGTCTCCTTCAAGGACATCCGGGCCAGCGAGCAGCGCGGCATCGTCATCATCCACCAGGAGCTGGCGCTGGTGCCGTACCTCTCCCTCGCGGAGAACATCTTCCTCGGCAACGAGCACGCCACGCGTGGGCTGATCAACTGGAACGACACCCTGCGGCACGCCTCCGAGCTGCTGCGCCGGGTCGGTCTCAGCGATCACCCCGAGACCCGCGTCGCCGACATCGGCGTCGGCAAGCAGCAGCTCGTGGAGATCGCGAAGGCGCTCTCGAAGAAGGTGAAGCTGCTCATCCTGGATGAGCCGACCGCGGCCCTCAACGACGAGGACAGCGACAAACTCCTGGATCTCATCCTGGAGTTGAAGAAGCAGGGCATCACCGCGATCATCATCTCCCACAAGCTCAACGAGATCCGCAAGGTCGCGGACTCGGTGACGATCATTCGCGACGGGCAGTCCATCGAGACGCTCGACGTGAAGTCGGCGGAGACGACCGAGGACCGGATCATCAGCGGCATGGTCGGCCGCGACCTGGACAACCGCTTCCCCGAGCGCACCCCGCACGAGGCGGAGTCGGGCGCGGCCCCGGCCCTGGAGATCCGCAACTGGACCGTGCACCACCCGATCGACCAGCAGCGCAAGGTCGTCGACGACGTGTCGGTCCAGGTGCGGCGCGGGGAGATCGTCGGCATCGCGGGCCTGATGGGCGCCGGCCGCACCGAGCTCGCGATGAGCGTCTTCGGGCGCTCCTACGGCCGGCACGCGGGCGGCACCGTCCTCAAGGACGGCAAGGAGATCCGTACGAAGACCGTCGCGGAGGCGGTCGGCCACGGAATCGCCTATGTCACGGAGGACCGCAAGCACTACGGCCTCAACCTCATCGACACGATCAACCGCAACATCTCGCTGACCGCGCTGGACAAGGTGGCCAAGCGGGGGATCGTCGACGAGCACGAGGAGCGGCAGGTCTCCGAGGGCTACCGCAAGTCCATGAACATCAAGGCGCCGACCGTCTTCGAGCCGGTGGGCAAGCTGTCCGGCGGCAACCAGCAGAAGGTCGTCCTCAGCAAGTGGATCTTCGCGGGTCCGGACGTGCTGATCCTGGACGAGCCCACGCGCGGTATCGACGTCGGTGCCAAGTACGAGATCTACACGGTCATCGACCAGCTGGCGGCCCAGGGCAAGGCGGTCGTCTTCATATCCTCCGAGCTGCCCGAACTGCTCGGTATGTGCGACCGCATCTACACCATGGCCGCCGGGCGGCTCACGGGCGAGTTCCCGCGGGCCGAGGCCACGCAGGAAGTGCTGATGCGTCAGATGACGAAGGACAAAGAGGTAACGCGATGA
- a CDS encoding arabinan endo-1,5-alpha-L-arabinosidase has translation MSRTSRTPRTPRIPRRFRTPRTSRRAALLAVPAAVLLALTPSTASAYPNPGTVTGSTVVHDPTMIRTSAGRYLLYATGGGLSYRTSTDRIAFSAGGDAFSARPSWWSSYGTNEAWAPDISYQGGKYLMYYAVSTFGSNKSAIGLAGSSTGLPGSWTDYGTVYTSTTSSDYNAIDPNLFVDDDGKWWLSFGSWWTGIKMIRIDPSTGKQLASDTARRSIASRPTGTKAVEAPYVVKRGGYYYLFASYDTCCAGTGSTYKVKVGRATAVTGPYYDKSGVAMTNNGGTPVLESHGSVIGPGGQSILHDTDGDLIVYHYYDGNDNGTPKLGINLLNWSSGWPVAY, from the coding sequence ATGAGCCGCACCTCTCGCACGCCCCGCACGCCCCGCATACCCCGTAGGTTCCGCACGCCCCGCACGTCCCGAAGGGCCGCGCTGCTCGCCGTCCCGGCAGCGGTTCTCCTCGCCCTGACCCCCTCCACCGCCTCCGCGTACCCCAACCCCGGTACGGTCACCGGCTCCACGGTCGTGCACGACCCGACGATGATCCGCACCTCGGCCGGCCGCTACCTCCTCTACGCCACCGGCGGCGGCCTGTCCTACCGCACCTCCACCGACCGCATCGCGTTCAGCGCGGGCGGCGACGCCTTCTCCGCCCGGCCGAGCTGGTGGTCCTCCTACGGCACCAACGAGGCCTGGGCGCCCGACATCTCGTACCAGGGCGGCAAGTACCTGATGTACTACGCCGTCTCCACCTTCGGATCCAACAAGTCCGCGATCGGACTGGCCGGTTCGAGTACCGGACTCCCCGGCTCCTGGACCGACTACGGCACCGTCTACACCTCCACCACGTCCAGCGACTACAACGCCATCGACCCGAACCTCTTCGTGGACGACGACGGCAAGTGGTGGCTGTCGTTCGGGAGTTGGTGGACGGGGATCAAGATGATCCGGATCGATCCGTCCACCGGAAAGCAGCTCGCGTCCGACACCGCCCGGCGCTCGATCGCCTCCCGCCCCACCGGGACCAAGGCCGTCGAGGCGCCGTACGTCGTCAAGCGGGGCGGCTACTACTACCTCTTCGCCTCCTACGACACCTGCTGCGCCGGCACCGGCTCCACCTACAAGGTCAAGGTCGGCCGCGCCACCGCCGTCACCGGGCCGTACTACGACAAGAGCGGCGTCGCGATGACGAACAACGGCGGCACGCCCGTCCTGGAGTCGCACGGCAGCGTCATCGGCCCCGGCGGCCAGTCGATCCTGCACGACACCGACGGCGATCTGATCGTCTACCACTACTACGACGGCAACGACAACGGCACACCCAAGCTCGGCATCAACCTCCTGAACTGGAGCAGCGGTTGGCCGGTCGCCTACTGA
- the chvE gene encoding multiple monosaccharide ABC transporter substrate-binding protein, producing the protein MRNRRVSLAAIAGAASLALTLSACGQSGDGGSKDEGSDSAKGGTIGIAMPTKSSERWISDGANVVKDLEAKGYKTKLVYGEDDPDQQVSQIENLITQGVKALIVAAIDNKSLNNVLQQAADAKIPVISYDRLILGTKNVDYYASFDNSKVGELQANYIVDKLGLKSGKGPFNIELFAGSNDDNNTKYFFNGAMSVLQPYIDSKKLVVQSGQTGLTQVTTLRWDGATAQKRMDDILTKSYGSKKVDAVLSPYDGISIGILSALKSDDYGSASKPLPVLTGQDAELASVKSIIAGGQTQTVYKDLRELAKVATTMVDDVLNDKKPETNDTKTYDNGTKVVPAYLLQPVSVDKTNYEKVLVEGGYYTADQLK; encoded by the coding sequence ATGCGCAACCGTAGAGTCTCCCTCGCCGCCATAGCCGGAGCCGCCTCCCTCGCCCTGACCCTGTCCGCCTGCGGCCAGAGCGGCGACGGTGGCAGCAAGGACGAGGGCTCGGACAGCGCCAAGGGCGGGACCATCGGTATCGCGATGCCGACCAAGTCCTCCGAGCGCTGGATCTCCGACGGCGCCAACGTCGTCAAGGACCTCGAGGCCAAGGGCTACAAGACCAAGCTGGTCTACGGCGAGGACGACCCCGACCAGCAGGTCTCGCAGATCGAGAACCTGATCACGCAGGGCGTCAAGGCGCTGATCGTCGCGGCCATCGACAACAAGTCGCTGAACAACGTCCTCCAGCAGGCCGCCGACGCCAAGATTCCGGTCATCTCCTACGACCGGCTGATCCTCGGCACGAAGAACGTCGACTACTACGCGTCCTTCGACAACAGCAAGGTCGGCGAGCTCCAGGCCAACTACATCGTCGACAAGCTCGGCCTGAAGTCCGGCAAGGGCCCGTTCAACATCGAGCTGTTCGCCGGCTCCAACGACGACAACAACACCAAGTACTTCTTCAACGGCGCGATGAGCGTGCTCCAGCCGTACATCGACAGCAAGAAGCTCGTCGTCCAGTCCGGCCAGACCGGCCTCACCCAGGTCACCACCCTGCGCTGGGACGGCGCGACCGCGCAGAAGCGCATGGACGACATCCTCACCAAGTCGTACGGCAGCAAGAAGGTCGACGCGGTCCTCTCGCCGTACGACGGCATCTCCATCGGCATCCTGTCGGCGCTGAAGTCGGACGACTACGGCTCCGCGAGCAAGCCGCTGCCGGTCCTCACCGGCCAGGACGCCGAGCTGGCCTCGGTGAAGTCGATCATCGCGGGCGGCCAGACCCAGACCGTCTACAAGGACCTCCGTGAGCTGGCCAAGGTCGCCACGACCATGGTCGACGACGTCCTCAACGACAAGAAGCCCGAGACGAACGACACCAAGACCTACGACAACGGCACCAAGGTCGTCCCGGCCTACCTGCTCCAGCCGGTGAGCGTGGACAAGACCAACTACGAGAAGGTCCTCGTCGAGGGCGGCTACTACACGGCCGACCAGCTCAAGTAA
- a CDS encoding intradiol ring-cleavage dioxygenase, translated as MTDTSDARPSVARRTVLVASGATAAALAVGAAATPEAPTADAADTAPVAAAAVCTLTKEMTEGPYYLDGQYVRADITEGKAGIPLKLTLTVVDDDTCVPLSNALVEIWHADALGEYSGFVGSNGHSEPDSGTFLRGGVLTNSSGVAAITTVYPGWYRGRCIHIHIKVHTNVTLTSDGSFTGGQELHTGQLFFNETITTAVARVSPYSTNTVTRTTLAQDSIYDEGGAASGLLTLTALGSSTSSGYAGTLTLGVEN; from the coding sequence ATGACAGACACCTCAGATGCGCGTCCCTCTGTAGCGCGCCGTACCGTACTCGTCGCCTCGGGCGCGACCGCAGCGGCCCTGGCCGTAGGCGCCGCTGCCACGCCCGAGGCCCCCACCGCCGACGCGGCCGACACCGCCCCCGTCGCCGCCGCGGCCGTCTGCACCCTCACGAAGGAGATGACCGAAGGCCCCTACTACCTCGACGGACAGTACGTCCGCGCCGACATCACCGAGGGCAAGGCGGGCATCCCGCTGAAGCTGACCCTCACGGTCGTCGACGACGACACCTGCGTGCCCCTCTCCAACGCCCTCGTGGAGATCTGGCACGCCGACGCCCTCGGCGAGTACTCCGGCTTCGTCGGCAGCAACGGCCACAGCGAACCGGACAGCGGCACCTTCCTGCGCGGCGGCGTCCTCACGAACTCCAGCGGCGTCGCGGCGATCACCACGGTCTACCCGGGCTGGTACCGGGGCCGCTGCATCCACATCCACATCAAGGTCCACACGAACGTCACCCTGACCTCGGACGGCTCCTTCACCGGCGGCCAGGAACTCCACACCGGTCAGCTCTTCTTCAACGAGACGATCACGACGGCCGTCGCGAGGGTCTCCCCGTACTCGACCAACACGGTCACCCGCACCACCCTCGCCCAGGACTCCATCTACGACGAGGGAGGCGCCGCTTCGGGCCTGCTGACCCTGACGGCCCTGGGCAGCTCGACGTCCTCCGGGTACGCGGGAACGCTGACGCTCGGGGTCGAGAACTGA
- a CDS encoding pyridoxal phosphate-dependent aminotransferase, with protein MADNVSSLFRNTAAHSPSMAALTREGGEGVGPVDFCIPCNPYFPTPAMMDTMAARLRDIITFYPSGADTITAELCNLLQLPPQAVAMGNGSTELITWIDHLLVRESLAVPVPTFGRWTDQPMETGKRVDMFPLQESSGFALDLAQYAEFIRTRGTKVAVICNPNNPDGGFLHKHALVQFMDAMADLDLIVIDESFLEFADAEQEPSVVQEAMIRPNVIVLRSLGKNFGLHGIRFGYMVSNPSLAGRVRSMLPKWNLNAFAEYVVFMLKEHGPEYAQSLMQVRRDRLDMASQLSALPGLTVYPSQGNFLFVRLPVGAEGTVVRDRLLAEHRILVRECGNKIGSSSRFLRLVVRPQVDVRRLVSGLEQVLYGTRRGAAVPELSTGTSYSSGTPAVDRLVTNGAGMPGLAAQAMGMAMPGLVAAAPSVGAPMAMPAPAMAPAMAPAMAQSTPSDGVGMPLPAAAQIFPQQVPAPAPMPTPTPVPAAAPPMAPAAAMAPAAMAPAAMAPAAMAPAMAPAAAPPMGPTPPGVPARGGLTAAQVRGTNGLSPAAATGWPNAQSWPNAAGMGQAG; from the coding sequence ATGGCCGACAACGTCTCCTCGTTGTTCCGCAACACCGCGGCGCACAGCCCGTCGATGGCGGCGCTGACGCGAGAGGGCGGCGAGGGAGTCGGCCCGGTGGACTTCTGTATCCCCTGCAACCCCTACTTCCCCACGCCGGCGATGATGGACACCATGGCCGCGCGGCTGCGGGACATCATCACGTTCTACCCGAGCGGCGCCGACACGATCACGGCCGAACTGTGCAACCTGCTCCAGCTCCCGCCGCAGGCCGTGGCGATGGGCAACGGCTCGACCGAGCTGATCACCTGGATCGACCATCTGCTGGTCCGTGAGTCCCTCGCCGTCCCCGTCCCCACCTTCGGCCGCTGGACCGACCAGCCCATGGAGACCGGCAAGCGGGTCGACATGTTCCCGCTCCAGGAGTCGAGCGGCTTCGCCCTGGACCTCGCGCAGTACGCCGAGTTCATCCGGACCCGCGGCACCAAGGTCGCCGTCATCTGCAACCCGAACAACCCCGACGGCGGCTTCCTGCACAAGCACGCGCTCGTGCAGTTCATGGACGCGATGGCCGACCTGGACCTGATCGTCATCGACGAGTCGTTCCTGGAGTTCGCGGACGCGGAGCAGGAACCGAGCGTCGTGCAGGAGGCGATGATCCGGCCGAACGTCATCGTGCTGCGCAGCCTCGGCAAGAACTTCGGTCTGCACGGCATCCGGTTCGGCTACATGGTCTCCAACCCGTCGCTCGCCGGCCGGGTCCGCTCGATGCTGCCGAAGTGGAACCTCAACGCCTTCGCCGAGTACGTGGTGTTCATGCTGAAGGAGCACGGCCCCGAGTACGCGCAGAGCCTGATGCAGGTGCGCCGGGACCGTCTCGACATGGCGAGTCAGCTCAGCGCGCTGCCCGGGCTGACCGTCTACCCCTCCCAGGGGAACTTCCTCTTCGTGCGCCTTCCCGTCGGCGCCGAGGGCACCGTGGTCCGCGACCGGCTGCTCGCCGAGCACCGCATCCTGGTCCGCGAGTGCGGCAACAAGATCGGTTCGTCCAGCCGCTTCCTGCGGCTCGTGGTGCGCCCCCAGGTGGACGTTCGTCGCCTGGTGTCCGGCCTGGAACAGGTGCTCTACGGGACCAGGAGGGGAGCCGCCGTGCCCGAGCTGAGCACCGGGACCAGCTACAGCTCGGGCACGCCGGCGGTGGACCGGCTGGTCACCAACGGGGCCGGCATGCCGGGCCTCGCCGCTCAGGCCATGGGCATGGCGATGCCGGGGCTGGTCGCGGCCGCCCCGTCCGTCGGCGCCCCGATGGCGATGCCCGCCCCCGCGATGGCCCCGGCGATGGCCCCGGCGATGGCGCAGTCCACGCCGTCCGACGGCGTCGGGATGCCGCTGCCGGCCGCGGCCCAGATCTTCCCCCAGCAGGTGCCCGCGCCGGCCCCGATGCCGACTCCCACCCCCGTCCCGGCCGCGGCCCCGCCGATGGCCCCGGCGGCCGCGATGGCACCGGCGGCGATGGCACCGGCCGCCATGGCCCCCGCGGCGATGGCGCCCGCGATGGCTCCGGCCGCCGCCCCGCCGATGGGCCCGACCCCGCCCGGCGTCCCCGCCCGCGGCGGCCTCACGGCCGCCCAGGTCCGGGGCACCAACGGCCTCTCCCCCGCCGCGGCGACGGGCTGGCCGAACGCCCAGAGCTGGCCCAACGCGGCGGGCATGGGCCAGGCGGGATAG